The genomic interval CAAACCGGAAATACCGTGCCAATCCGTCGGTTTGCCTTTAAAGTCCCAGGAGGTGGTTTTCAAAGGGCCTGAAGACGGGCGCAAATAGCGGAACAACGGAGAGACAAAAAGAGCCAGAGCGCCTAAAACGGGGATACTGACAATAATTTTTAAAAAATCTCGTCGGTTCATTTTAGATAGCCCCTCCTTGCTTCTCGTTCTTTGAGGCAGATCCCTCCCGAACCACGGAATCAGCAGGCACGGGACCAACATGCGTCATCCCACCCGTGATGGGATCGGCAGGCATAATGTGATAACGGACCCCTTTGTTGGGCGCGTTATTCTGCATGGCTTCCGTCCAGGGGCGGTTGGTGGGCAACGGCGCACAAGACTGAATAACACCCAGGCCTGGGGGAGGATTTTTAGCCTCTGGCAGATCCGGGTTCAAATCGTTGTCGTAGGCCCAGGCACGCACATAACGAACCAGATTGGTCAACAGTTTTTCATCAAAGACAAAGGTGGGCTTACCCGTTTCTTTGTCCAGGTTTACATCCCCATACCAGGCGGGCATGGCGGAAGGATAAATCCCTTCACACAAGTACTTCAGCAATTGGGCGTCCGTTCGGTTGTAAACACGACTGTATTGCTGGAAGTTGGCCGGAGCAGGCTGTAAGTTCTTGAGTTGAGGCGCATCGTGCAGCTCATGGTTACCCGTTTTGCCCGTATGCAAGAAGCCATCGCCCTGCCCTTTGGAACCGTGGCAAACAGCACAGTTTCCACCGAAAATGCCCGCCAGATCCTGCTTGGGGTCCGGAGACTTCATGTCTCCCGCACCCGCCAGGTAACGAGCATAAAAAATAGCAGACCAGCGCTCATCGGCATTCAGGACATTTCTGAAAGCCGGATGTCCCTTGGGAAGCAATTTCTTGCGTTCCGGCGTGAGCAGCTCGGGCACCAGTTCACCATGCTGATTCACCAGTTGCTTGACTTCACCACGCGTCAGGAAGCGATACATATCAATCGGTGTGGTGTACGCCAGATCCACTTTCACCTTTTGGGTTTGCCAGAAAGAAGTGGCGTGGCATTTAACGCAATGCTGCTGGAAAACCTCCCGGCCTTTCATTAAGGAAGGCGGCTTGGAAGGGAAGGCGAAGTCCTCGGCGCTCATCTGTTGATTGAACACAGGTTGAGCGGCAATGGTGGCTTTACCCAAACTCGCCTTGTCTGGAGCGTTACCGCATCCACTCAATAAAACAGTGGAGGTGATGGCTGCAACCAAGGCCAATGCCGATAGTGGCGGTCGCTTTTTGAAAGTCTGCATTTTAAACGAGAAGTCCATTTAATATAGCCTTTTTGCTTAATATCCAAAAAACTGAATCCATGAAATGGAGGCCCAGCCTACAATCAGGATGAAAAATAACCATAAAAACCAGGGAACCTTATGCTCACCAACTTCAAATTCATCATAAGGCTTGGGCAAAGCCGCCTCGTTGAGGTTGGCTGGTTGTCCGCTTGTATTGCTCTCTTCAGACATAAAGAAAAACTCCGCTCCGATTAATCATCTTGCAGCATGCGAAACTTGGAATCTTCCAGATTATCCAGCTTGCCATTTCGAGAAGCCCAAAACATGGCCGCAAACGCTATCAGGAAAAACAGGCCGCAAATGGCAAAAGCTGCGATATAACCAGGTCCGATACCACCAGAAAGACAGGATGGGCACATAATTAATGTCTTCCGCCTCCAAGTTGCTCAGGATACTCGTCCTTGATTTCCGTCAGCCGAGAAATCTGCTCGTAGTTTTTCGACATGACATCCGGCTGATCCAACTGAGAATAGTTTACAACTTCCACCTCGGAAGATGGGGTAGCGGCATTCACCGGCAAGGTTTTGATGAAAGCCACCAGATACGCCAGCTGCTGCTCGCTCAAACTACGTCCCCAACGGGGCATCCGGGTTCCGGTTACCCCTTCTTTCAAGCGCCAGTAGTAAAGGGCATCGGTGTAACCCTTGTAGAAAGGCCGAGTCAGGTTGGCGGGCTTTTTAATCATAGAGGAACTGACTGGACCATTACCCCGACCGGTGACACCGTGACACTGGGCGCAGTTTTGCATGTAAATACCACGACCGGAGTTGGCGATGGCCGAGTTGTTGGTGTCGACGTTCTTGGAAATACGCTTCCACTCATCCCGCATTTCCTGAGGGGCTTCCAGCCAGGTCAAAGGACCCTGGGCCGGAGCGGCAGCATGGCCACCCGCCGCGGATTCATGGGTCGGCTTTTTACGACGACGGGCTGCCAATTCACGCTCTTTGCCCAGCGTCTGCAAATAAGCCACCAGATCCTTCATTTCGCTGTCTTTCAGGTAGCTGAAAGAAGGCATCAGGGAACCGGGTTTCACGGAACGGGGTTGAACGTGGTGCGCCCAATGCCAGGCATCCGGGTATTTCCCCCCGATGTTGGACAAATCCGGGCCAGTCCGCTCGGTACCCAACAGGTGAGGGGTCTCGTTCAGGTAGTCACCCGCCTGAACCATCTCACCCATTTCACGATCCTGGTAGCGGACAAACTGGGTATGGCAATACACGCAGCCTTCCCGCTTATAAATTTCCCGACCCCGCCATTCACTGGCCGTATAGATGTGTGATGCGGCCGTGGCTTCCGGCTGGAAGGTGGTGGCTGGCAAAATGGCCGTGACAAAAATGATGGTCAGAAAGATCAGGGCCACAAAGACAGCGGCAATCAGGTAGTTAAGAATTCGAGGTTGCATAGTCGTCTTTTCCTTAAATAGTCCTTGCGTTCGCCCTATACGTAAGCGATTCCGGTCGGAGACTCCGGCAGCGGCTCAGCCGATTTGGAGAAGACCGTTTTGTAAATATTAAGCATGTACAGCACCTGACCGGCAATCAACAGGAAGCCGGACACTGTCCGCACGATGAAGTAAGGCACCATTTCCATCACCCACTGATCGTAGGGCAGGGTAAAGTGCCAGCCAGCAGCCTGAATCAGACCGGCAATGGTCAGAGACAGCATCATCACAATCCAGCCGATAAAGCTGAGCCAGAAGTGCCAGATGGCCAAAGAACGACTGTAGATTTTGCGGCCCGTGATTTTGGGAATAATGAAGTAGGAAGCCGCAAACACAATGAAAGAGAAGGTGGCCAGCAGGGCCAGGTGAGCGTGACCCACTACCCAGTTGGAAAAGTGCAGGTACCAGTTAATAGACCGGGTGGCCTGAAAAGGCCCCTGCATACAGGTTAGCAAATAAGCCAAACCGGCAGCCATGGCAAACCGCATGGGAATGTGATCCGCCATCAGGTGCCACTTGCCTTTCAGGGTCATAAAGAAGTTGACCTGCACGGTTAACACCGGAATCAACAAGAAGACACTGGAAATAACGGCAATGGCCTTCAACCACTCCGGAACGGGAGATTGTAGAATGTGGTGCGTCCCGGTGGGCGCATAGAACATCCCGATAGTCCAGAAGCCGATCATGGACAAGGTGTGACTGTAGAGCGGGTTGCCGGAAAAACGGGGCAACAGGTAATAAAGAATACCCACACCACCCACGGTAAACCACATCCCCAGAATGTTGTGCCCATAAAACCAACCGGCAATGGCATCATTCAGACCCGTAAACTGCACAAAAGCCCGGTTACCAATCACGTACACGATGGGGAACCAGAAGAGCGCACCCATGAAGTACCACAGGCTGACATACCACTTCTTCTCGGTGCCGGTGAAAATGGTCATATAAACGTTCAAACCAACCAGCAACAGGGCACCCAGCACCAACCAGTCAAACGGCCCGTTCAGCTCGGCATATTCCCTGCCTTCGGTGTAACCATTCAGGATGCTGTAGACCCCAACGAACACCGTCAAATTCCAGAGAAAGAGGGTAATGTTTCCCAGACGTTCAGACCATAAACTCTTGCGACCCGCCAAAACCGGCACGATGTAATACATGCAAGAAACATATCCCATGGACAACCAGCCAATCAGCACCGTGTTAATGTGCGCTGGACGCAAACGCCCGAAAGCCAGTTGAGGAATCCCGTGGATCAAATCCGGACTATACATCAACAGTGATGCAATCAGGCCGAATAACATGCCAAACACCAGGTAGAATATGGCACAAATCAAGAAGTTTCGGCTGGCACTAAAGGGCTCGTCACTAAATACGGCGCGCCATAGGTTGGTAAGGGCTTGCATAGACTTGGTTTTTCTCCAGGATAAGGCTTACGAGGGGATCAATTTGATACCTTTAATATTCCATCAATAATATAAACACGGGGAAATCAAGTGGAATATGCGGAAACACATACGCCGATCGACTCCAGACCCAAGTTCAATCCAGAACAACATACCAAAAAAATTAAAAGTATTCCCGGATCAGATCCGCACACGGGGGATTCCCCCATTTTAAAAGCAGCAAAGGCCCAAGAGAAACGCCTTGTGGAGATGGCACACCCTGAGGCAAGAGTACCTTCCCTCACCTGCCGGTCAACAAATGGGCTATAATGGCCCTATGGTTTCAACACCCTTACTTTCAATCCAGAATTTGTCGGTCACCTTTCCCACCGACGACGGCCCGGCTTACGCCGTGAATCATTTATCGCTGGCGTTGGAGCCGGGCAAAGTGCTTGGGGTGGTGGGCGAATCCGGCTGCGGCAAAAGCATGACCAGTATGGCCATTCTGCGCCTGATCCCCCGGCCCGGTAGGATTGCCGAGGGTAGCATCCACTTCAACGGACAAAATTTGCTGGATCTCAACAACGAGCAGATGCGCCAAATTCGGGGAGCCCAAATCGCCCTCATCCCACAAGATCCGCTGACCTCCCTGAACCCGGTGTACACCATTGGCGAGCAGATTACGGAGATTCTGACCCTGCATCAAGGTCTAAATCAGAGGGACGCCCAACGTAAAGCCACTGAACTGCTGGATATGGTGCGCATCCCCAACAGCAAAGATCGGTTAAATGATTACCCCCACCAGTTTTCAGGGGGTATGCGCCAGCGAGTGATGATTGCCATGGCCCTCAGCTGCACACCCTCCCTGCTGATCGCCGATGAACCGACCACAGCCCTGGATGTGACCGTGCAAGCCCAGATTCTGGAGCTGCTTCGGGACATCCGTAAAGAACACCAGACCGCCATTTTGCTGATTACCCACGATCTGGGGGTGGTGGCCGAAATGTGCGATGAAGTGGCCGTTATGTACGCCGGTCGGGTGGTGGAAAAAGCCAGCGCCTACGATTTGTTTAAAGATCCCAAGCACCCTTACACCTTGGGCTTGCTGAATTCTCTACCCACCATGACCCGCAGCCGACTGGAACCCATTGAGGGCCAACCGCCTTCCATCACCGAAATGCCGCCCGGTTGCAGTTTTGAACCCCGCTGCCACAAACGCCTGCCGGTGTGCCCCTCCCGCTTTCCTCAGGAAGCCCAACTGAGCGATTCTCACTCCGTGAGCTGCTATCTGTATCCGGGGAGCTTTTACCCGGAGCAGCTCAGTAGCCAAGTCAGCAGCTAGCGCTGAAAGGCAGGTCCAAAGGCCTCTGGCAGCAATTCTGCCATGGATAAAATCCGCAACTGCCCGTTGCTTTCATCCGTCAGGATCACCGGGGTATGCGGCGATAAAAATTCCGCCAGGACTTGCCGACACGCCCCACAGGGCGTCACCGAACCGTGGGGACGCCGACTGGCCCACACGGCAATGGCCTGAAAATCCCGATGCCCTTCACTTACCGCCTTGACCACAGCGGTTCGCTCCGCGCACAGGGTGAGCCCGAAGCTGGCGTTTTCCACGTTCACGCCAGTAAAAAGTACTCCACTGGTGGTCAATAAAGCTGCCCCTACCGGAAAATCGCTATAGGGGGCATAGGCATTCTCCGCAGCTGCCTGCGCGGCATTCAGAAGTGACCGGGTTTGCTCAACGGAAATGGCCATTCACACCCTGCTTTCCACCCTCTAATTCAGGAAACCACGCAAATATTGAACGGCCCGATCCAGTTGCGGGTCCCGCTGGGCCAGATAATCGGCCTCGGTGAAAGGCACCTTGATATCAGGCTCAATGCCCTTTTTGTTGATATCGGTGCCATTGGGGGTCAGATACTTGGAAATGGTGATATTAATGCCGCTGTTGTTCATCAACGGATTCACCTTTTGCACCAGCCCCTTGCCAAAGGATTGAGAGCCAATGAGCGTGGCCCGATGATTGTCCTTGAGGGCGCCCGCCAGAATTTCGCTGGCGCTGGCACTGCCGCCGTCAATCAGCACCACCAGTGGTTTGGCGTTAATAGTGCCAGGATGCGCCTCAAAAGAGCGCCGATCATGCTCCCGGTTCACAATGAAAACGATCTTGCCCTGATCCATCAGCATATCGGCCGCCTCAACGGCATTGGAGAACAAACCACCGTAATTCCCCCGCAAGTCCAGAACCAGGGCCTGCTTGGAGGATAACTGCTGCAGCGCTTCTTTCATCTCATCCAGCATGGTTTCGCTGATGAACGAACTAAGCCGCAAGTAACCAATGCGCGGATCGTTCAACGGTTTGGTAAAGACCGATTTAATCTTGATCTCATCCCGCTGAATGCGCTTGGACAACTCCGCTTTGCCCCGCTTGATGCTCAGGGTGACAAAGGTGCCTTTCTCTCCC from Vampirovibrio chlorellavorus carries:
- a CDS encoding cbb3-type cytochrome oxidase assembly protein yields the protein MCPSCLSGGIGPGYIAAFAICGLFFLIAFAAMFWASRNGKLDNLEDSKFRMLQDD
- a CDS encoding c-type cytochrome; translation: MDFSFKMQTFKKRPPLSALALVAAITSTVLLSGCGNAPDKASLGKATIAAQPVFNQQMSAEDFAFPSKPPSLMKGREVFQQHCVKCHATSFWQTQKVKVDLAYTTPIDMYRFLTRGEVKQLVNQHGELVPELLTPERKKLLPKGHPAFRNVLNADERWSAIFYARYLAGAGDMKSPDPKQDLAGIFGGNCAVCHGSKGQGDGFLHTGKTGNHELHDAPQLKNLQPAPANFQQYSRVYNRTDAQLLKYLCEGIYPSAMPAWYGDVNLDKETGKPTFVFDEKLLTNLVRYVRAWAYDNDLNPDLPEAKNPPPGLGVIQSCAPLPTNRPWTEAMQNNAPNKGVRYHIMPADPITGGMTHVGPVPADSVVREGSASKNEKQGGAI
- a CDS encoding ABC transporter ATP-binding protein, whose product is MWRWHTLRQEYLPSPAGQQMGYNGPMVSTPLLSIQNLSVTFPTDDGPAYAVNHLSLALEPGKVLGVVGESGCGKSMTSMAILRLIPRPGRIAEGSIHFNGQNLLDLNNEQMRQIRGAQIALIPQDPLTSLNPVYTIGEQITEILTLHQGLNQRDAQRKATELLDMVRIPNSKDRLNDYPHQFSGGMRQRVMIAMALSCTPSLLIADEPTTALDVTVQAQILELLRDIRKEHQTAILLITHDLGVVAEMCDEVAVMYAGRVVEKASAYDLFKDPKHPYTLGLLNSLPTMTRSRLEPIEGQPPSITEMPPGCSFEPRCHKRLPVCPSRFPQEAQLSDSHSVSCYLYPGSFYPEQLSSQVSS
- a CDS encoding S41 family peptidase; the protein is MSRRGIFTFLGLLWLSTILLSGCNGQSSNPASVFVSTLQSDQAQLADQLYEEAWRTVQEEYVDGTFNGQDWASWRYRYRGKLRDVQDAYVAIGTMVASLNDEYTRFLQPRDMSEQSMSIDSRLYGVGIQISKRDNKLLVLATIDDTPAQRAGLMPKDQITHINGKETAGMSVEDAADQIRGEKGTFVTLSIKRGKAELSKRIQRDEIKIKSVFTKPLNDPRIGYLRLSSFISETMLDEMKEALQQLSSKQALVLDLRGNYGGLFSNAVEAADMLMDQGKIVFIVNREHDRRSFEAHPGTINAKPLVVLIDGGSASASEILAGALKDNHRATLIGSQSFGKGLVQKVNPLMNNSGINITISKYLTPNGTDINKKGIEPDIKVPFTEADYLAQRDPQLDRAVQYLRGFLN
- a CDS encoding cbb3-type cytochrome c oxidase subunit II, which encodes MQPRILNYLIAAVFVALIFLTIIFVTAILPATTFQPEATAASHIYTASEWRGREIYKREGCVYCHTQFVRYQDREMGEMVQAGDYLNETPHLLGTERTGPDLSNIGGKYPDAWHWAHHVQPRSVKPGSLMPSFSYLKDSEMKDLVAYLQTLGKERELAARRRKKPTHESAAGGHAAAPAQGPLTWLEAPQEMRDEWKRISKNVDTNNSAIANSGRGIYMQNCAQCHGVTGRGNGPVSSSMIKKPANLTRPFYKGYTDALYYWRLKEGVTGTRMPRWGRSLSEQQLAYLVAFIKTLPVNAATPSSEVEVVNYSQLDQPDVMSKNYEQISRLTEIKDEYPEQLGGGRH
- a CDS encoding cbb3-type cytochrome c oxidase subunit I, which encodes MQALTNLWRAVFSDEPFSASRNFLICAIFYLVFGMLFGLIASLLMYSPDLIHGIPQLAFGRLRPAHINTVLIGWLSMGYVSCMYYIVPVLAGRKSLWSERLGNITLFLWNLTVFVGVYSILNGYTEGREYAELNGPFDWLVLGALLLVGLNVYMTIFTGTEKKWYVSLWYFMGALFWFPIVYVIGNRAFVQFTGLNDAIAGWFYGHNILGMWFTVGGVGILYYLLPRFSGNPLYSHTLSMIGFWTIGMFYAPTGTHHILQSPVPEWLKAIAVISSVFLLIPVLTVQVNFFMTLKGKWHLMADHIPMRFAMAAGLAYLLTCMQGPFQATRSINWYLHFSNWVVGHAHLALLATFSFIVFAASYFIIPKITGRKIYSRSLAIWHFWLSFIGWIVMMLSLTIAGLIQAAGWHFTLPYDQWVMEMVPYFIVRTVSGFLLIAGQVLYMLNIYKTVFSKSAEPLPESPTGIAYV
- the cdd gene encoding cytidine deaminase, with product MAISVEQTRSLLNAAQAAAENAYAPYSDFPVGAALLTTSGVLFTGVNVENASFGLTLCAERTAVVKAVSEGHRDFQAIAVWASRRPHGSVTPCGACRQVLAEFLSPHTPVILTDESNGQLRILSMAELLPEAFGPAFQR